The sequence TCGTCGCTCTTGAAATGATGGAGGGCGATGCCGCGCACGTTCTGCAGCACGCGCTGGGCGTCGATCAGGCCGGATTTCTGGTTGCGCGCCAGGTCGATCTGGGTCACGTCGCCGGTCACCACCGCCTTGGAACCGAAGCCGATCCGGGTCAGGAACATCTTCATCTGCTCGGGCGTGGTGTTCTGCGCCTCGTCGAGGATGATGAAGGCGTGGTTCAGCGTGCGGCCGCGCATGAAGGCCAGCGGCGCGACCTCGATGATGCCGCGCTCGAACAGCTTGGTGACCTTGTCGAAACCCATCAGGTCGTACAGCGCGTCGTACAGCGGCCGCAGATAGGGGTCGACCTTCTGCACCAGGTCGCCGGGCAGGAAGCCGAGCCGCTCGCCGGCCTCGACCGCCGGCCGCACCAGCACCAGCCGCTTGACCAGGTCGCGCTCGAGCGCGTCGACCGCGCTGGCGACTGCCAGGTAGGTCTTGCCGGTACCGGCCGGGCCGATGCCGAAGGTGATGTCGTGCTCCTGGATCGCCTTCAGGTACTGGTTCTGCCGCGGCGTGCGGCCGCGCAGGTCGGCGCGCTTGGTCAAGAGCGCCGGCATGCCGTCGTCGGCGACCGCGTCGGCCGGGTGGGCGACTTCGATCAGGCCGAGCTGGATCTCCTCGATTTCGATCGGCCGGCGCGAGA is a genomic window of Chitinimonas koreensis containing:
- a CDS encoding PhoH family protein, yielding MTTRHATRELSFEPIDNARLANLCGALDENLRQIENGLEVDIARRAEHFSISGRIAQTKLAAELLERFYSISRRPIEIEEIQLGLIEVAHPADAVADDGMPALLTKRADLRGRTPRQNQYLKAIQEHDITFGIGPAGTGKTYLAVASAVDALERDLVKRLVLVRPAVEAGERLGFLPGDLVQKVDPYLRPLYDALYDLMGFDKVTKLFERGIIEVAPLAFMRGRTLNHAFIILDEAQNTTPEQMKMFLTRIGFGSKAVVTGDVTQIDLARNQKSGLIDAQRVLQNVRGIALHHFKSDDVVRHPLVQKIVDAYEKHERQAAAARSEREGRTAAGAAAADGAAPAAGDAA